The following are encoded in a window of Bacillus sp. SORGH_AS_0510 genomic DNA:
- a CDS encoding carbamoyl phosphate synthase small subunit, with protein MEQGYLTLETGEVFEGILIGAEKDSLGEVVFNTSMTGYQEIITDPSYAGQIITFCYPIIGSYGINALDDESITPALSGVVISDLCETPSHYQSIYKFSERLKQAGVPGIAGVDTRLLVKTIRSRGTVKGYLSKTMQGNFSVNEKSTLWVEKVSTKKTQYYKNRGPHVVLMDYGFKKSILSALLEENCAVTVVPYTTSFDKVKALNPDGVLFSNGPGDPMDLKKWFPEIKKISQHYPTLGICLGHQLIALAYGAKTAKLTYGHRGGNHPVKEIMTGKVKITAQNHGYVVVDESIDQNVFDVTYRNVNDQSIEGLKHQSYPIQTVQFHPEAHPGPSDTAHIIQEFVSQIASLGETVYAIK; from the coding sequence TTGGAACAGGGATACCTTACTTTGGAAACGGGAGAAGTGTTTGAAGGTATATTAATTGGTGCAGAAAAGGATTCTCTCGGAGAGGTAGTATTTAATACAAGTATGACTGGTTACCAGGAGATCATTACCGATCCTTCCTATGCGGGACAAATCATTACGTTCTGTTATCCGATTATCGGAAGCTATGGTATCAATGCATTGGATGATGAAAGCATCACGCCCGCACTATCTGGAGTCGTCATCAGTGATCTTTGTGAAACGCCAAGTCATTATCAATCTATTTATAAATTTTCAGAGAGACTTAAGCAGGCAGGAGTTCCTGGTATTGCAGGCGTAGATACACGACTTCTTGTCAAGACCATTCGAAGCCGTGGAACTGTTAAAGGATATTTAAGCAAAACCATGCAGGGGAATTTTTCAGTAAATGAAAAATCAACTCTGTGGGTTGAGAAAGTATCCACTAAGAAGACGCAATATTATAAAAACAGAGGGCCGCACGTAGTATTAATGGACTATGGCTTTAAAAAGTCAATTTTAAGTGCACTTTTAGAAGAAAATTGTGCAGTTACAGTTGTCCCTTACACTACTTCTTTTGATAAGGTAAAAGCCCTGAATCCAGACGGTGTTCTATTTAGCAATGGACCAGGAGATCCAATGGATTTAAAGAAATGGTTTCCGGAAATCAAAAAAATCAGCCAGCATTATCCGACACTTGGAATTTGTCTAGGTCACCAGCTAATCGCTTTAGCTTACGGGGCAAAAACAGCAAAGCTGACGTATGGTCATCGAGGTGGCAATCACCCAGTGAAAGAAATTATGACTGGAAAAGTGAAAATTACAGCCCAAAACCATGGGTATGTTGTCGTGGACGAAAGCATCGACCAAAATGTCTTTGATGTCACCTATCGAAATGTCAATGATCAATCCATTGAAGGGCTAAAACATCAAAGTTATCCAATTCAAACGGTACAATTTCATCCGGAGGCACATCCCGGACCAAGCGATACCGCACATATCATTCAAGAATTCGTAAGCCAGATAGCTTCATTGGGAGAGACCGTATATGCCATTAAATAA
- a CDS encoding acetylornithine transaminase: MVNDTSVSLSSPLMDTYSRFPVTLVKGKGSYVWDDQGKQYLDFTSGIATCNLGHVPEAVKEKLEEQLQNLWHCTNLYHIPNQEKLAALLVANSCGDQVFFCNSGAEANEAAIKLARRYANKVKGSGSSEVVTFQQSFHGRTLATLTATGQEKIQQGFSPLMPGFSYLPFNDEEALEELITRKPAAVLLELVQGEGGVIPADPEWVKKLAELCKQNGFLLMVDEIQTGIGRTGTLFAYEQYGIEPDVISLAKGLGSGFPIGAIIAKEEAAKGFEPGSHGSTFGGNPLATAAGLATITHIIETDLLIHAKEVVTYLDSQLEMLKGKYAFIKNIRGKGLLKGLLIETNALDIVQKAIANNLLILTAGPNVVRILPPLTVTKEEINEFIEALDKTFQGIEKGE; this comes from the coding sequence ATGGTTAATGATACTTCCGTCTCTCTATCCTCCCCATTAATGGACACGTACAGCCGTTTCCCTGTCACTTTAGTTAAGGGAAAAGGAAGTTATGTGTGGGACGATCAAGGGAAGCAATATTTAGATTTCACTTCTGGGATTGCAACCTGTAATTTAGGTCATGTTCCAGAAGCTGTAAAAGAAAAACTTGAGGAACAACTGCAAAATCTATGGCACTGTACAAATCTCTATCATATTCCAAATCAGGAAAAGCTCGCAGCACTACTTGTTGCTAATAGTTGTGGGGATCAGGTTTTCTTCTGTAATAGTGGTGCCGAAGCAAATGAAGCGGCGATTAAGCTGGCAAGAAGATATGCGAACAAAGTAAAGGGAAGTGGATCTTCTGAAGTGGTGACCTTTCAGCAATCCTTCCACGGTAGAACACTTGCAACCCTAACCGCTACAGGTCAAGAAAAAATCCAACAGGGTTTTTCACCACTTATGCCAGGTTTTAGTTATCTTCCGTTTAATGATGAAGAAGCGCTTGAAGAGCTTATTACACGTAAACCAGCAGCAGTTCTGCTAGAACTTGTCCAAGGTGAAGGTGGAGTCATTCCAGCAGATCCTGAATGGGTAAAAAAATTAGCTGAACTTTGTAAGCAAAACGGTTTCCTGCTGATGGTCGATGAAATCCAAACAGGGATTGGCAGAACGGGTACATTATTTGCTTATGAGCAGTACGGAATTGAACCAGATGTTATTAGTCTTGCAAAGGGGCTTGGATCAGGGTTCCCAATTGGAGCCATCATCGCAAAAGAAGAAGCAGCCAAGGGATTTGAACCGGGCAGCCATGGAAGTACTTTTGGTGGGAATCCATTAGCCACGGCAGCAGGACTGGCTACCATTACACATATAATTGAAACCGACTTACTAATACATGCGAAAGAAGTCGTAACATACCTTGATAGTCAGCTGGAAATGTTGAAGGGAAAATACGCGTTTATTAAAAATATACGTGGTAAAGGACTGCTAAAGGGACTGCTTATTGAAACGAATGCACTAGATATCGTACAAAAAGCGATTGCAAACAACCTTCTTATTTTAACAGCTGGACCGAATGTCGTTCGGATCTTACCACCGTTAACAGTAACAAAAGAAGAGATAAATGAATTTATAGAAGCATTGGATAAAACATTCCAAGGTATAGAGAAAGGCGAGTGA
- the argB gene encoding acetylglutamate kinase produces MKYLVIKCGGSVLENLPRSFYEDVVQMHQSGEWTPIIVHGGGPLITSLLKNLNVETTFVNGLRVTNHDVLDIVEMVLSGSVNKLVVRNLVEVGGNAFGISGVDGGLLKAVPTSESKTLGFVGEVVGVNQSVIEGIVNQGYIPVISPIGIDASGQRYNINGDIAASAIAKALEANLCFISDIPGILIEKNGVKTKLDKATKSTIEELIDNQTIYGGMIPKVKAAIDGLVHNIPEVGIINGFEKNSLIDYTAGKEIGTKIVLEEEIA; encoded by the coding sequence ATGAAATACCTAGTCATTAAGTGTGGCGGAAGTGTGTTAGAAAATCTGCCAAGATCCTTCTATGAAGATGTCGTTCAGATGCATCAATCAGGTGAATGGACACCTATCATTGTTCATGGCGGAGGTCCCCTCATTACGTCCTTATTAAAAAATTTAAATGTGGAAACTACTTTTGTAAATGGTTTACGGGTAACCAACCATGATGTGCTAGATATCGTTGAAATGGTTCTGAGTGGTTCGGTTAATAAGCTAGTTGTTAGAAACCTAGTCGAAGTAGGCGGAAATGCTTTTGGCATAAGTGGAGTAGACGGCGGATTATTGAAAGCAGTTCCGACATCAGAATCCAAAACGTTAGGTTTTGTAGGTGAAGTAGTTGGTGTGAATCAAAGTGTCATCGAAGGAATCGTCAATCAAGGGTATATACCAGTCATTTCTCCCATCGGGATTGATGCCAGCGGGCAACGCTATAACATTAATGGAGATATAGCAGCAAGTGCAATCGCAAAAGCGTTGGAAGCTAATCTTTGCTTCATTAGTGATATCCCTGGAATCCTAATTGAAAAAAATGGCGTGAAAACAAAGCTTGATAAAGCAACCAAATCAACCATTGAAGAACTAATTGATAATCAAACCATTTACGGTGGCATGATTCCAAAGGTAAAGGCTGCCATAGACGGACTAGTTCACAACATACCTGAAGTAGGAATCATCAACGGTTTTGAGAAAAATAGCCTGATAGATTACACAGCTGGCAAAGAGATTGGTACAAAAATTGTGTTAGAAGAGGAGATTGCGTAA
- the argJ gene encoding bifunctional ornithine acetyltransferase/N-acetylglutamate synthase: MTQATSTSEIVVLEEGSVTLPKGYKAGGMHCGIKRKRLDLGYIVSEVPATAAGVYTTNIFQAAPLLVTQESVAKENKIQAIIVNSGNANACTGEQGLLDAYTMQKDFANELGIEAHLVAVTSTGVIGELMPMDKVKTGVTQILNKEYENESLFKEAILTTDTCVKHIAVQMIIDGKTVSIGGASKGSGMIHPNMATMLGFVTTDANIAQEDLLVALRDVTNQTFNMITVDGDTSTNDMVLVLANGLAGNSQLTKDHPDWEVFKQGLKMVCESLAKKIARDGEGATKLVEVQVTGSYSRNAASAVGKSIISSNLVKTAIYGTDPNWGRIVTAIGYSGVPVEPNAIKVSIGPYTVFENGLPSMFVEEEVKEYLQLDVIKIHVELNQGEYNATAWGCDLTYDYVKINASYRT; the protein is encoded by the coding sequence TTGACACAAGCAACATCAACGAGTGAAATCGTGGTACTAGAAGAAGGAAGTGTCACCTTGCCAAAAGGGTATAAAGCAGGTGGCATGCACTGTGGAATTAAAAGAAAACGACTCGATTTAGGCTACATTGTATCGGAAGTGCCAGCAACTGCAGCAGGCGTATATACCACAAATATTTTTCAAGCGGCACCTTTATTAGTTACTCAAGAGAGTGTAGCAAAAGAAAATAAAATTCAAGCTATTATCGTTAACTCTGGTAACGCAAATGCATGTACAGGGGAACAAGGATTACTTGATGCCTATACCATGCAAAAGGATTTTGCAAATGAACTAGGAATTGAAGCGCATCTAGTTGCAGTGACATCCACAGGGGTCATCGGAGAATTGATGCCGATGGATAAAGTGAAAACAGGAGTTACACAAATCCTTAATAAAGAATACGAAAATGAGAGTTTATTTAAAGAAGCAATCCTAACAACTGATACTTGTGTTAAGCATATTGCTGTGCAAATGATTATCGATGGGAAAACGGTAAGTATCGGCGGCGCATCAAAGGGTTCTGGAATGATCCACCCAAACATGGCTACTATGCTTGGATTCGTAACTACAGATGCAAACATTGCACAGGAAGACCTGTTAGTAGCGCTTCGAGACGTCACTAATCAAACATTTAACATGATCACGGTTGATGGGGATACAAGTACGAATGACATGGTTCTCGTCTTGGCCAATGGGTTAGCAGGAAACAGTCAACTAACAAAGGATCATCCAGATTGGGAAGTGTTTAAACAAGGCTTGAAAATGGTTTGCGAATCACTTGCAAAAAAAATTGCTCGCGATGGCGAGGGAGCTACCAAGCTAGTAGAAGTTCAAGTGACTGGCTCCTACAGTCGAAATGCAGCAAGTGCTGTTGGTAAGTCCATAATTTCTTCAAACCTAGTAAAAACAGCTATTTATGGAACGGATCCAAATTGGGGAAGAATTGTGACGGCAATTGGCTACAGTGGTGTCCCTGTTGAACCGAATGCCATTAAGGTATCAATCGGACCTTATACGGTATTCGAAAACGGGTTGCCAAGCATGTTTGTAGAAGAAGAGGTTAAAGAATACTTACAACTTGATGTTATCAAAATACATGTTGAATTAAACCAAGGTGAATATAATGCAACTGCTTGGGGATGCGACCTTACCTACGATTATGTAAAAATAAATGCATCCTACCGCACGTAA
- the argC gene encoding N-acetyl-gamma-glutamyl-phosphate reductase, whose translation MKAAIIGGTGYGSVELIRLIQKHPYLEVGSVVSNSKAGYSFSETYPHLSEIMDQPLETFDAKRLSETNDITFLATPSGVSSKLVPQLLEHGMKCIDLSGDFRLRSGAEYETWYHHTPADEQYLEKAIYGLSEIYSEKIKNANLIANPGCYPTASSLGLLPILKAQLADKNSIIIDAKSGVSGAGRGLSLTAHYAEINENFKAYKLGKHQHIPEIEQVLTDESGDLITVSFTTHLVPMTRGIMCTMYVNLKQKISTKKVIDLYKQFYQDSRFIRVRPEGTIPSTKEVSGSNYCDIGLHVDERTNRLTIISVIDNLVKGAAGQAIQNVNLMNGWDEQTGLNDIPMYP comes from the coding sequence ATGAAAGCAGCAATCATTGGTGGAACAGGATATGGGTCTGTAGAACTTATTCGTTTGATTCAGAAGCACCCTTACTTGGAGGTTGGTTCAGTAGTATCCAATTCTAAAGCGGGCTATAGCTTTAGTGAAACATATCCACATCTTTCTGAAATAATGGATCAACCATTAGAGACATTTGATGCAAAAAGATTATCTGAAACGAACGATATAACTTTCCTAGCTACTCCATCTGGTGTCAGCAGTAAACTTGTTCCGCAGCTGCTAGAGCACGGTATGAAATGTATTGATCTATCAGGCGACTTCCGATTAAGGTCTGGTGCAGAATATGAAACCTGGTATCATCACACCCCTGCAGATGAGCAGTATTTAGAAAAAGCAATTTACGGTTTAAGTGAGATTTATAGCGAAAAAATTAAGAATGCCAATTTAATAGCCAATCCAGGTTGTTATCCTACTGCATCCAGTTTGGGACTACTTCCAATCTTAAAAGCGCAGCTAGCTGATAAAAACTCAATCATCATTGACGCGAAATCAGGCGTCTCTGGTGCAGGAAGAGGACTTTCATTAACCGCACACTACGCCGAAATCAATGAAAACTTTAAAGCTTATAAACTAGGAAAACATCAACACATTCCAGAAATTGAGCAAGTCCTTACAGATGAGAGTGGAGATCTCATCACTGTATCCTTTACTACCCATCTTGTCCCAATGACACGAGGAATCATGTGTACGATGTATGTGAATCTAAAACAAAAAATTTCAACAAAAAAGGTTATCGATTTATATAAACAATTTTATCAAGATTCTCGTTTTATAAGGGTCCGGCCTGAGGGAACTATTCCTTCAACAAAAGAAGTATCCGGGTCAAACTATTGTGATATTGGGCTACATGTCGATGAACGAACCAACCGCTTAACGATTATCTCTGTTATCGATAATTTAGTTAAGGGAGCGGCTGGGCAGGCAATCCAAAATGTGAACTTGATGAATGGCTGGGATGAACAAACGGGGCTTAACGATATACCAATGTATCCATAA
- a CDS encoding DUF4395 domain-containing protein, with protein sequence MSEVIRSIPRPLVKTNQAVIVISVLLTWFSGMEWFLLIPLLSGLSGLFLGFNPIMQLGKLFLRKDPKAYIPEDWGQQQFNQTIAVICLGIGFISFLLGWNVVGYIFTIMVALAAFVAILGFCIGCFIHFQWNQYKYRRSLQ encoded by the coding sequence GTGTCAGAAGTTATTCGTTCGATTCCTCGTCCTCTTGTCAAAACAAATCAAGCGGTGATTGTTATAAGTGTTCTGTTAACATGGTTCTCGGGTATGGAATGGTTTTTATTGATTCCCTTACTCTCAGGATTAAGTGGTCTTTTTTTAGGATTTAATCCGATTATGCAGCTAGGAAAACTATTTTTAAGGAAAGATCCAAAGGCGTATATTCCTGAAGATTGGGGACAGCAGCAATTTAATCAAACGATTGCCGTTATATGTCTGGGTATTGGATTTATTAGCTTTTTACTAGGATGGAATGTTGTAGGATATATTTTCACCATCATGGTTGCACTAGCAGCATTTGTTGCCATTCTCGGTTTTTGCATAGGCTGTTTTATCCATTTCCAATGGAATCAATATAAATATAGACGTTCACTTCAATAA
- a CDS encoding transposase — MKKHHTQEYRDYVSKLVVEEGKKATDVSKELEISYKTVSRWVAAYKEKVNVSQEGKEYITPKELEKLKKQHEKELQQLREENEILKKAMHIFTKNQA, encoded by the coding sequence ATGAAGAAACATCATACTCAAGAGTACAGAGATTATGTTTCAAAGTTAGTTGTTGAAGAAGGGAAAAAAGCCACAGATGTTTCTAAGGAATTAGAGATCTCTTATAAGACTGTTAGTCGTTGGGTGGCAGCGTATAAGGAGAAAGTAAATGTTAGCCAGGAAGGTAAGGAATACATTACACCTAAAGAGCTTGAAAAATTAAAAAAGCAACATGAGAAAGAATTACAACAGTTAAGAGAGGAAAACGAAATTTTAAAAAAGGCGATGCACATCTTCACGAAAAACCAAGCGTAA
- a CDS encoding IS3 family transposase: MTTVKRGKRNFKKGDAHLHEKPSVIYTFIQAHSDEHAVEKMCEVLNVSKSGYYKWLKKQNQPQSEKEVYRSEIKQKISKSFHESFGTYGSPRVHADLVEWGYIISQKTVARMMKEMGLKATSKEKFVVTTDSNHDLYIYPNLLNRQFDVEEPNLVWVSDITYIWTLEGWIYLSSVMDLYSRKIVGWSLASHMRKELCIQALKMAIISRQPGTGIVHHSDRGSQYCSKEYIDILKEQKMNISMSKKGDPYDNACIESFHATIKKDLIYRRRFRTRAEAIKAINSYISGFYNEKRKHSTLGHYSPNQFERYHHQDKVENIS, from the coding sequence ATTACAACAGTTAAGAGAGGAAAACGAAATTTTAAAAAAGGCGATGCACATCTTCACGAAAAACCAAGCGTAATATATACCTTTATTCAAGCCCACTCTGATGAGCACGCTGTGGAGAAGATGTGTGAAGTTCTAAACGTTTCAAAGAGTGGCTATTATAAATGGCTGAAGAAGCAGAACCAACCGCAATCTGAGAAAGAAGTCTATCGTTCGGAGATCAAACAGAAAATAAGTAAGTCCTTTCATGAAAGTTTTGGGACTTATGGAAGTCCTAGAGTTCACGCTGACCTTGTGGAATGGGGTTATATCATTTCACAAAAAACCGTGGCTCGTATGATGAAAGAAATGGGATTAAAGGCAACGTCGAAAGAGAAGTTTGTAGTCACAACAGATTCCAATCATGACCTATATATTTATCCTAATCTGCTTAACCGACAATTTGACGTAGAAGAACCTAATCTAGTTTGGGTATCTGATATTACGTACATTTGGACTTTAGAAGGCTGGATATATTTATCTTCTGTAATGGACCTTTACTCCAGAAAAATTGTGGGGTGGAGTCTTGCCTCACACATGAGGAAAGAGTTATGTATACAAGCATTAAAGATGGCGATCATTTCAAGACAGCCCGGTACAGGAATAGTTCATCATTCTGACCGGGGTTCCCAGTATTGTTCTAAAGAGTATATTGATATTTTGAAAGAGCAAAAAATGAATATAAGTATGAGCAAAAAAGGTGACCCTTACGATAATGCTTGTATAGAATCCTTCCATGCCACAATTAAGAAAGATTTGATTTACAGAAGGCGTTTTAGGACCAGGGCCGAAGCTATAAAAGCAATTAATTCCTATATTAGTGGTTTTTATAATGAAAAACGAAAACACTCGACTTTAGGGCATTATTCACCAAATCAATTTGAGAGATATCACCACCAAGATAAAGTAGAAAATATCTCATAG
- a CDS encoding DUF4317 domain-containing protein: MNKKDIANIRKQFKLDNYNLQIREIFNVYVQKESGEIYHQVSQPFQMLEQEAQELFLANFKKVLTGQLDAKLFELKFMRDVEDSTQMFLYEGLQQETTEDWKEYMLEIVVKMFANTVYEFDTVVTFIRGEYRKPTRKRNAESEEGGDDQVYSNGFILCSLNKTDVPKKALMFDYIEKEYKSYNVFDPIINLDSPLSGFLFPALNDNAADVNRILYCAGKANQPDFRFMEEVLNCEEIITAQEDKDCFDFILKEVIGDEVDSRVISNVYEEIDRLVQENQENEESEIPTLDSRDIERILTVSGVENVETAKVEHALKAIVDDEKHEFKASSLIPKTIKIETKVANVSINPKDLKYVKYITFQGKRCLLLEIDEDVVVEGFRLEESETY; this comes from the coding sequence ATGAATAAAAAAGATATCGCTAATATTCGCAAGCAATTTAAACTAGACAATTACAATCTGCAAATTCGAGAAATCTTTAATGTGTATGTCCAAAAGGAATCAGGTGAGATCTATCATCAAGTCAGTCAGCCGTTTCAAATGTTAGAACAGGAAGCGCAGGAATTATTTTTAGCCAACTTTAAAAAAGTATTAACAGGTCAACTTGATGCTAAACTGTTTGAACTGAAATTCATGCGGGATGTGGAAGATAGCACCCAAATGTTCCTTTACGAAGGATTACAACAAGAAACAACGGAAGACTGGAAAGAATATATGTTGGAAATCGTCGTGAAAATGTTTGCCAACACGGTTTATGAATTTGATACCGTGGTAACGTTTATCCGTGGAGAATATCGAAAACCGACCCGAAAGCGTAACGCGGAATCTGAAGAAGGCGGGGATGACCAGGTCTATTCCAACGGATTTATTCTATGTAGTCTCAATAAAACGGATGTGCCGAAAAAAGCCTTAATGTTTGATTATATTGAAAAGGAATACAAATCCTACAACGTATTTGATCCCATTATTAATTTAGATTCTCCTTTATCAGGCTTCCTTTTCCCTGCTCTAAACGATAATGCAGCAGATGTGAACCGTATCCTTTACTGTGCAGGAAAAGCAAATCAACCGGACTTTAGATTTATGGAAGAAGTGCTTAATTGTGAAGAGATTATAACTGCTCAGGAAGATAAGGACTGTTTCGATTTCATTTTAAAAGAAGTGATAGGAGACGAAGTAGATTCGCGCGTGATTTCCAATGTGTATGAGGAAATCGATAGGCTGGTTCAGGAGAATCAAGAGAATGAAGAAAGTGAAATCCCTACGTTGGATTCTCGGGATATCGAACGTATTTTAACGGTAAGCGGCGTTGAAAATGTAGAGACGGCAAAAGTGGAACATGCCCTTAAAGCAATCGTGGATGATGAAAAACACGAATTTAAGGCCAGCAGTTTAATTCCGAAAACTATCAAAATTGAGACCAAGGTGGCCAATGTTTCGATCAACCCGAAAGACTTGAAATATGTAAAATATATTACGTTCCAAGGAAAAAGGTGCTTATTGTTGGAAATAGATGAAGACGTGGTTGTAGAGGGTTTCCGACTTGAAGAATCAGAGACATACTAA
- the aroD gene encoding type I 3-dehydroquinate dehydratase gives MKKPITVKGVTIGEGVPKICVPMVGKSLEQLLEEASYIQALDCDVVEWRVDCFEGVDQIGSIKDTLKQIRAVIPEKPLLFTFRSAKEGGEKEISKASYFELNKTILETGLVDIIDIELFNEEEDIKTFIGIAHASKVFVILSNHDFHSTPPKEEIVSRLCKAQELGGDVSKIAVMPTSSADVLTLLEATNTMKEQFADRPFITMSMAGKGVISRLSGEVFGSAMTFGSAKKASAPGQVPVKELRSVLNLLHSNLNE, from the coding sequence ATGAAGAAACCAATTACTGTTAAGGGAGTCACAATTGGTGAAGGAGTCCCGAAGATTTGCGTTCCAATGGTAGGGAAATCTTTAGAACAATTACTTGAAGAAGCATCGTACATTCAAGCACTTGATTGTGATGTTGTTGAATGGCGTGTCGACTGCTTTGAGGGTGTGGATCAAATCGGATCAATAAAAGATACGCTAAAACAAATCCGCGCAGTGATTCCAGAGAAACCGCTTCTGTTCACTTTCCGAAGCGCAAAAGAAGGTGGAGAAAAGGAAATCAGTAAAGCTTCCTATTTTGAGTTAAACAAAACCATACTGGAAACCGGATTGGTAGATATAATCGATATCGAATTATTTAATGAAGAAGAAGATATCAAAACCTTCATTGGAATAGCGCATGCAAGTAAGGTCTTTGTTATTCTCTCAAACCATGATTTTCATAGCACTCCGCCAAAAGAAGAAATTGTTTCTCGGTTATGTAAAGCGCAGGAATTGGGTGGCGATGTTTCAAAAATTGCAGTGATGCCAACGAGTTCAGCAGATGTACTTACGCTGTTAGAAGCAACTAATACAATGAAAGAACAATTTGCTGATAGACCCTTTATTACGATGTCCATGGCAGGTAAAGGAGTCATTAGCCGGTTGTCCGGCGAAGTATTTGGCTCAGCAATGACTTTTGGTTCAGCCAAAAAGGCGTCTGCACCTGGCCAGGTGCCCGTAAAGGAATTGCGAAGCGTTTTAAACTTGCTGCATTCTAATCTGAATGAATAA